In the genome of Vanacampus margaritifer isolate UIUO_Vmar chromosome 1, RoL_Vmar_1.0, whole genome shotgun sequence, one region contains:
- the tnika gene encoding TRAF2 and NCK interacting kinase a isoform X14, translating to MASDSPARSLDEIDLSALRDPAGIFELVELVGNGTYGQVYKGRHVKTGQLAAIKVMDVTGDEEEEIKAEINMLKKYSHHRNIATYYGAFVKKNPPGIDDQLWLVMEFCGAGSVTDLIKNTKGNSLKEEWTAYICREILRGLTHLHQHKVIHRDIKGQNVLLTENAEVKLVDFGVSAQLDRTVGRRNTFIGTPYWMAPEVIACDENPDATYDFKSDLWSLGITAIEMAEGAPPLCDMHPMRALFLIPRNPAPRLKSKKWSKKFQLFIESCLVKSHGQRPSTEQLLKHPFIRDLPNERQIRIQLKDHIDRTKKKRGERDETEYEYSGSEEEDEERDTGEPSSIINIPGESTLRRDFLRLQLANKERSEAQRRQQLEQQQNEEHKRLLLAERQKRIEEQKEQRRRLEEQQQRERELRKQHEREQRRRYEEMEQLRREEERRHAEREQEYKRKQVEEQRQAERLQRQLQQERAYLVSLQQQQQEGRQAEKKRLYHFKDVVNPNDKPAWAKEMAHLVPVKTHSSSMSGSQSLQDQTGSALSEGVGSPRPDMPRQNSDPTSDTQTPPVRSAERDRDRDRDRTAWQREEDLPPKVRESQSIPPRTTSISPALVRKNSPNGGVGLGPRTGSQLIRASNPDLRRSELSLDAMLQRTSSNSSSSSSPSSQGGSVERRGQSRQEASSSAAANREAKSKQEEGRESIRPSRPADLSALAKELRELRVEEGSRPPVKVTDYSSSSEDSESSDEDGESVGHDGTVAVSDIPRIMPAVQSSSESYGGLSEDSLGEPYGNSKDGTLVMREAEEKRRGGHAESNGFGNHGNHGNLPDLVRQSSSPTAVPTALQELGDMPEFGLAGSKASFTPFVDPRVYQTSPSDENENSAAAMFANELLRQEQARLNEARKISVVNVNPTNIRPHSDTPEIRKYKKRFNSEILCAALWGVNLLVGTENGLMLLDRSGQGKVYNLITRRRFLQMDVLEGLNVLVTISGKKNKLRVYYLSWLRNRILHNDPEVEKKQGWVTVGELEGCVHYKVVKYERIKFLVIALKNSVEIYAWAPKPYHKFMAFKSFAELQHRPQLVDLTVEEGQRLKVIYGSSVGFHVIDVDSGNPYDIYIPSHIQSQVTPHAIVVLPKTDGMEMLLCYEDEGVYVNTYGRITKDVVLQWGEMPTSVAYIHSNQIMGWGEKAIEIRSVETGHLDGVFMHKRAQRLKFLCERNDKVFFASVRSGGSSQVFFMTLNRNSMMNW from the exons CTGGTCATGGAGTTCTGCGGCGCCGGCTCGGTGACGGATCTGATCAAGAACACCAAAGGCAACTCTCTGAAAGAGGAGTGGACGGCCTACATCTGCCGAGAGATCCTCAGG ggcCTGACTCATCTCCATCAGCACAAGGTCATCCACCGAGACATCAAGGGACAGAACGTCCTGCTGACAGAGAACGCCGAGGTCAAGCTAG TGGACTTTGGCGTTTCGGCCCAGCTGGACCGCACAGTGGGAAGGAGGAACACGTTTATCGGGACGCCGTATTGGATGGCGCCGGAGGTGATCGCCTGCGACGAGAACCCCGACGCAACGTACGACTTCAAG AGCGATTTATGGTCACTGGGCATCACGGCCATCGAGATGGCTGAAGGAGCTCCGC CGCTGTGCGACATGCACCCCATGAGAGCCCTCTTCCTCATCCCGCGAAATCCCGCGCCCCGCCTCAAGTCAAAGAAATG GTCCAAAAAGTTCCAGTTGTTCATCGAGAGCTGCCTGGTGAAGAGCCACGGCCAGCGGCCCAGCACGGAGCAGCTCCTCAAGCACCCGTTCATCAGGGACCTTCCCAACGAGAGGCAAATCCGCATCCAGCTCAAGGACCACATCGACCGCACCAAGAAGAAGCGAGGCGAGAGGG ACGAGACCGAGTACGAATACAGCGGCAGcgaggaagaggacgaggaAAGAGACACGGGCGAACCCAG CTCCATCATCAACATCCCCGGCGAGTCCACCCTGCGGCGCGACTTCCTGCGCCTGCAGCTGGCCAATAAGGAGCGCTCGGAGGCGCAGCGGCGGCAGCAGCTGGAGCAGCAGCAGAACGAGGAGCACAAGCGCCTCCTGCTGGCCGAGAGGCAGAAGCGCATCGAGGAGCAGAAGGAGCAGCGGCGGCGGCTGGAAGAG cagcagcagcgcgaGCGCGAGCTGAGGAAACAGCACGAAAGGGAGCAGAGGAGGCGTTACGAGGAAATGGAGCAGCTCCGTCGAGAGGAGGAACGCCGGCACGCCGAAAGAGAACAG GAGTACAAGCGCAAGCAGGTGGAAGAGCAGCGGCAGGCCGAGCGTCTGCAGAGGCAACTGCAGCAGGAGAGGGCCTACCTGGTGTCGCTGCAGCAACAGCAACAGGAGGGGCGGCAGGCGGAGAAGAAACGGCTCTACCACTTCAAAGATGTCGTTAATCCCAATGACAAGCCAGCCTGGGCTAAAGag ATGGCCCACCTCGTTCCAGTCAAGACGCACTCCAGCTCCATGTCGGGTTCTCAGTCCCTGCAGGACCAGACGGGATCCGCTCTGAGCGAGGGCGTGGGCTCCCCCAGGCCCGACATGCCCCGCCAGAACTCCGACCCGACTTCCGACACCCAAACTCCGCCGGTTCGCAGCGCTGAGCGGGACCGGGATCGCGATCGGGACAGGACGGCCTGGCAGAGAGAGGAAGACCTGCCGCCCAAGGTCCGAGAATCCCAGTCG ATCCCCCCGAGGACAACCTCCATCTCACCAGCCTTGGTCAGGAAGAACTCCCCCAATGGAGGCGTCGGTTTGGGACCTCGCACGGGGTCTCAGCTCATACGAGCAAG caACCCAGATCTGCGCCGTTCCGAGCTCTCGCTGGACGCCATGCTGCAAAGGACTTCCTCCAACTCGTCATCGTCGTCCTCGCCCTCGTCCCAGGGAGGCTCGGTCGAGAGGAGAG GTCAGAGCAGACAGGAAGCGTCATCGTCAGCCGCAGCCAATCGGGAGGCCAAATCCAAACAGGAGGAGGGCCGTGAATCAATCCGACCCAGCAGGCCCGCA GACCTCAGCGCTCTGGCTAAGGAACTGCGagagttgagggtcgaggaagGGAGCCGGCCTCCGGTTAAG GTGACGGACTACTCATCGTCCAGCGAGGATTCCGAGAGCAGCGACGAGGACGGCGAGTCGGTGGGACACGACGGCACTGTGGCCGTTAGCGACATCCCTCGCATCAT GCCAGCCGTGCAAAGCAGCAGCGAGTCATACGGAGGACTGAGCGAGGACTCCCTGGGAGAGCCCTACGGGAACTCCAAGGACGGCACGCTGGTCATGAGAGAG GCCGAGGAGAAGAGGCGAGGCGGGCACGCCGAGAGCAACGGGTTTGGGAATCACGGTAACCACGGCAACCTGCCCGACCTGGTGCGACAGAGCAGCTCACCCACCGCCGTGCCCACCGCCCTGCAGGAGCTGGGAGACATGCCCGAG TTTGGGCTGGCTGGCTCCAAAGCGTCTTTCACCCCTTTCGTGGACCCTCGCGTCTACCAAACGTCCCCAAGTGACGAAAATGAGAACTCGGCAGCCG CCATGTTCGCCAATGAGCTGCTGCGGCAGGAGCAGGCCCGACTCAACGAAGCCAGGAAGATCTCGGTGGTCAACGTGAACCCCACCAACATCCGACCGCACAGCGACACGCCCGAGATCCGCAAGTACAAGAAGCGTTTCAACTCGGAGATCCTTTGCGCCGCGCTCTGGG GTGTGAATCTGCTGGTGGGGACGGAGAACGGCCTCATGCTGCTCGACCGAAGCGGCCAGGGAAAAGTTTACAATCTGATCACCAGGCGGCGTTTTCTTCAGATGGATGTGCTGGAGGGCCTCAACGTGCTCGTCACCATATCGG GGAAAAAGAACAAGCTGCGCGTTTACTACCTGTCGTGGCTGAGGAACCGAATACTGCACAACGACCCCGAAGTGGAGAAGAAGCAAGGCTGGGTCACCGTCGGGGAGCTGGAAGGATGCGTGCATTATAAAGTCG TTAAGTACGAGAGGATCAAGTTCCTGGTGATTGCGCTGAAGAACTCGGTGGAGATCTACGCCTGGGCTCCCAAGCCCTACCACAAGTTCATGGCCTTTAAG TCGTTCGCCGAGCTGCAGCACCGCCCTCAGCTCGTCGACCTGACGGTGGAGGAAGGCCAGAGGCTAAAGGTCATCTACGGCTCGAGCGTGGGCTTCCACGTCATCGACGTCGACTCGGGCAACCCGTACGACATCTACATCCCGTCGCAC ATCCAGAGCCAGGTGACGCCGCACGCCATCGTGGTGCTGCCCAAGACGGACGGCATGGAGATGCTGCTGTGCTACGAGGACGAGGGCGTCTACGTCAACACCTACGGCAGGATCACCAAAGACGTCGTGCTGCAGTGGGGGGAGATGCCCACCTCCGTTG CCTACATCCACTCCAATCAAATCATGGGCTGGGGCGAGAAAGCCATCGAGATTCGCTCAGTGGAGACGGGCCACCTGGATGGAGTCTTCATGCACAAGCGGGCCCAGAGACTCAAGTTCCTGTGCGAGCGCAATGACAAA GTGTTCTTCGCGTCGGTGCGCTCGGGAGGCAGCAGCCAAGTGTTCTTCATGACGCTCAACAGGAACTCCATGATGAACTGGTGA
- the tnika gene encoding TRAF2 and NCK interacting kinase a isoform X6 produces MASDSPARSLDEIDLSALRDPAGIFELVELVGNGTYGQVYKGRHVKTGQLAAIKVMDVTGDEEEEIKAEINMLKKYSHHRNIATYYGAFVKKNPPGIDDQLWLVMEFCGAGSVTDLIKNTKGNSLKEEWTAYICREILRGLTHLHQHKVIHRDIKGQNVLLTENAEVKLVDFGVSAQLDRTVGRRNTFIGTPYWMAPEVIACDENPDATYDFKSDLWSLGITAIEMAEGAPPLCDMHPMRALFLIPRNPAPRLKSKKWSKKFQLFIESCLVKSHGQRPSTEQLLKHPFIRDLPNERQIRIQLKDHIDRTKKKRGERDETEYEYSGSEEEDEERDTGEPSSIINIPGESTLRRDFLRLQLANKERSEAQRRQQLEQQQNEEHKRLLLAERQKRIEEQKEQRRRLEEQQQRERELRKQHEREQRRRYEEMEQLRREEERRHAEREQEYIRRQLEEEQRQLEILQQQLLQEQALLLEYKRKQVEEQRQAERLQRQLQQERAYLVSLQQQQQEGRQAEKKRLYHFKDVVNPNDKPAWAKEVPQQAQVQRAHPPRSNLRHHQSFNQPPSSSSPASHGQPRAQTPRRTPSVGAQILSGHAPQIRIALDPGEPLDPGLKQEISQQVRELRAQNRSQRKRSPTAVKEDGKAPPHTEPPRNTEKEPCGAVRLRQSKPASDPRDHQKEKPPGRPLSAPNHADISDVVTKAPAQVQKLVEERSKMNRQSSPAMQPKVSNRISDPSLPPRSESFSSSGGMQAARTPPTHRPVEPQMAHLVPVKTHSSSMSGSQSLQDQTGSALSEGVGSPRPDMPRQNSDPTSDTQTPPVRSAERDRDRDRDRTAWQREEDLPPKVRESQSIPPRTTSISPALVRKNSPNGGVGLGPRTGSQLIRASNPDLRRSELSLDAMLQRTSSNSSSSSSPSSQGGSVERRGQSRQEASSSAAANREAKSKQEEGRESIRPSRPASYKKAIDEDLSALAKELRELRVEEGSRPPVKVTDYSSSSEDSESSDEDGESVGHDGTVAVSDIPRIMPAVQSSSESYGGLSEDSLGEPYGNSKDGTLVMREAEEKRRGGHAESNGFGNHGNHGNLPDLVRQSSSPTAVPTALQELGDMPEFGLAGSKASFTPFVDPRVYQTSPSDENENSAAAMFANELLRQEQARLNEARKISVVNVNPTNIRPHSDTPEIRKYKKRFNSEILCAALWGVNLLVGTENGLMLLDRSGQGKVYNLITRRRFLQMDVLEGLNVLVTISGKKNKLRVYYLSWLRNRILHNDPEVEKKQGWVTVGELEGCVHYKVVKYERIKFLVIALKNSVEIYAWAPKPYHKFMAFKSFAELQHRPQLVDLTVEEGQRLKVIYGSSVGFHVIDVDSGNPYDIYIPSHCAKEAKVTRCPLPPFRFWCRCADVLLCFVDV; encoded by the exons CTGGTCATGGAGTTCTGCGGCGCCGGCTCGGTGACGGATCTGATCAAGAACACCAAAGGCAACTCTCTGAAAGAGGAGTGGACGGCCTACATCTGCCGAGAGATCCTCAGG ggcCTGACTCATCTCCATCAGCACAAGGTCATCCACCGAGACATCAAGGGACAGAACGTCCTGCTGACAGAGAACGCCGAGGTCAAGCTAG TGGACTTTGGCGTTTCGGCCCAGCTGGACCGCACAGTGGGAAGGAGGAACACGTTTATCGGGACGCCGTATTGGATGGCGCCGGAGGTGATCGCCTGCGACGAGAACCCCGACGCAACGTACGACTTCAAG AGCGATTTATGGTCACTGGGCATCACGGCCATCGAGATGGCTGAAGGAGCTCCGC CGCTGTGCGACATGCACCCCATGAGAGCCCTCTTCCTCATCCCGCGAAATCCCGCGCCCCGCCTCAAGTCAAAGAAATG GTCCAAAAAGTTCCAGTTGTTCATCGAGAGCTGCCTGGTGAAGAGCCACGGCCAGCGGCCCAGCACGGAGCAGCTCCTCAAGCACCCGTTCATCAGGGACCTTCCCAACGAGAGGCAAATCCGCATCCAGCTCAAGGACCACATCGACCGCACCAAGAAGAAGCGAGGCGAGAGGG ACGAGACCGAGTACGAATACAGCGGCAGcgaggaagaggacgaggaAAGAGACACGGGCGAACCCAG CTCCATCATCAACATCCCCGGCGAGTCCACCCTGCGGCGCGACTTCCTGCGCCTGCAGCTGGCCAATAAGGAGCGCTCGGAGGCGCAGCGGCGGCAGCAGCTGGAGCAGCAGCAGAACGAGGAGCACAAGCGCCTCCTGCTGGCCGAGAGGCAGAAGCGCATCGAGGAGCAGAAGGAGCAGCGGCGGCGGCTGGAAGAG cagcagcagcgcgaGCGCGAGCTGAGGAAACAGCACGAAAGGGAGCAGAGGAGGCGTTACGAGGAAATGGAGCAGCTCCGTCGAGAGGAGGAACGCCGGCACGCCGAAAGAGAACAG GAGTATATCCGTAGGCAGCTGGAAGAGGAGCAGAGGCAGTTAGAGATTCTCCAGCAACAGCTTCTACAGGAACAGGCGCTACTGCTG GAGTACAAGCGCAAGCAGGTGGAAGAGCAGCGGCAGGCCGAGCGTCTGCAGAGGCAACTGCAGCAGGAGAGGGCCTACCTGGTGTCGCTGCAGCAACAGCAACAGGAGGGGCGGCAGGCGGAGAAGAAACGGCTCTACCACTTCAAAGATGTCGTTAATCCCAATGACAAGCCAGCCTGGGCTAAAGag GTGCCGCAGCAAGCGCAGGTTCAACGCGCTCACCCGCCCCGCTCGAACCTGCGCCATCACCAGTCATTCAACCAGCCACCTTCGTCCTCGTCCCCGGCCTCCCACGGCCAACCCCGAGCCCAAACCCCTAGACGCACGCCGTCCGTCGGCGCCCAGATCCTCTCCGGCCACGCCCCCCAGATCCGCATTGCGCTAGACCCCGGGGAGCCCCTCGACCCGGGGCTCAAGCAGGAGATAAGTCAGCAGGTCCGAGAGTTGAGAGCTCAGAATCGCAGTCAGAGGAAGCGCAGCCCGACCGCGGTAAAGGAAGACGGTAAGGCGCCTCCGCATACGGAGCCGCCCCGTAACACCGAGAAAGAACCTTGCGGCGCTGTGCGGCTCAGACAGTCCAAACCTGCCTCGGACCCTCGAGACCACCAGAAAGAAAAGCCCCCAGGCAGGCCCCTCTCTGCGCCCAATCACGCTGACATCTCCGATGTTGTTACTAAGGCCCCCGCGCAGGTCCAAAAACTG gtggAGGAGAGGTCTAAGATGAACAGACAAAGCTCTCCGGCAATGCAGCCCAAAGTGTCGAACCGGATCTCTGACCCTTCCCTCCCTCCCCGATCCGAGTCCTTCAGCAGCAGCGGTGGCATGCAGGCCGCCCGAACGCCACCCACCCACCGTCCCGTCGAAccccag ATGGCCCACCTCGTTCCAGTCAAGACGCACTCCAGCTCCATGTCGGGTTCTCAGTCCCTGCAGGACCAGACGGGATCCGCTCTGAGCGAGGGCGTGGGCTCCCCCAGGCCCGACATGCCCCGCCAGAACTCCGACCCGACTTCCGACACCCAAACTCCGCCGGTTCGCAGCGCTGAGCGGGACCGGGATCGCGATCGGGACAGGACGGCCTGGCAGAGAGAGGAAGACCTGCCGCCCAAGGTCCGAGAATCCCAGTCG ATCCCCCCGAGGACAACCTCCATCTCACCAGCCTTGGTCAGGAAGAACTCCCCCAATGGAGGCGTCGGTTTGGGACCTCGCACGGGGTCTCAGCTCATACGAGCAAG caACCCAGATCTGCGCCGTTCCGAGCTCTCGCTGGACGCCATGCTGCAAAGGACTTCCTCCAACTCGTCATCGTCGTCCTCGCCCTCGTCCCAGGGAGGCTCGGTCGAGAGGAGAG GTCAGAGCAGACAGGAAGCGTCATCGTCAGCCGCAGCCAATCGGGAGGCCAAATCCAAACAGGAGGAGGGCCGTGAATCAATCCGACCCAGCAGGCCCGCA AGCTATAAGAAAGCCATAGATGAG GACCTCAGCGCTCTGGCTAAGGAACTGCGagagttgagggtcgaggaagGGAGCCGGCCTCCGGTTAAG GTGACGGACTACTCATCGTCCAGCGAGGATTCCGAGAGCAGCGACGAGGACGGCGAGTCGGTGGGACACGACGGCACTGTGGCCGTTAGCGACATCCCTCGCATCAT GCCAGCCGTGCAAAGCAGCAGCGAGTCATACGGAGGACTGAGCGAGGACTCCCTGGGAGAGCCCTACGGGAACTCCAAGGACGGCACGCTGGTCATGAGAGAG GCCGAGGAGAAGAGGCGAGGCGGGCACGCCGAGAGCAACGGGTTTGGGAATCACGGTAACCACGGCAACCTGCCCGACCTGGTGCGACAGAGCAGCTCACCCACCGCCGTGCCCACCGCCCTGCAGGAGCTGGGAGACATGCCCGAG TTTGGGCTGGCTGGCTCCAAAGCGTCTTTCACCCCTTTCGTGGACCCTCGCGTCTACCAAACGTCCCCAAGTGACGAAAATGAGAACTCGGCAGCCG CCATGTTCGCCAATGAGCTGCTGCGGCAGGAGCAGGCCCGACTCAACGAAGCCAGGAAGATCTCGGTGGTCAACGTGAACCCCACCAACATCCGACCGCACAGCGACACGCCCGAGATCCGCAAGTACAAGAAGCGTTTCAACTCGGAGATCCTTTGCGCCGCGCTCTGGG GTGTGAATCTGCTGGTGGGGACGGAGAACGGCCTCATGCTGCTCGACCGAAGCGGCCAGGGAAAAGTTTACAATCTGATCACCAGGCGGCGTTTTCTTCAGATGGATGTGCTGGAGGGCCTCAACGTGCTCGTCACCATATCGG GGAAAAAGAACAAGCTGCGCGTTTACTACCTGTCGTGGCTGAGGAACCGAATACTGCACAACGACCCCGAAGTGGAGAAGAAGCAAGGCTGGGTCACCGTCGGGGAGCTGGAAGGATGCGTGCATTATAAAGTCG TTAAGTACGAGAGGATCAAGTTCCTGGTGATTGCGCTGAAGAACTCGGTGGAGATCTACGCCTGGGCTCCCAAGCCCTACCACAAGTTCATGGCCTTTAAG TCGTTCGCCGAGCTGCAGCACCGCCCTCAGCTCGTCGACCTGACGGTGGAGGAAGGCCAGAGGCTAAAGGTCATCTACGGCTCGAGCGTGGGCTTCCACGTCATCGACGTCGACTCGGGCAACCCGTACGACATCTACATCCCGTCGCAC tgtGCCAAAGAGGCCAAGGTGACACGCTGCCCTCTTCCTCCCTTCCGCTTTTGGTGTAGATGTGCAGATGTGTTGctgtgttttgtagatgtgtAG